The Armatimonadota bacterium genome contains the following window.
CTGCTCTGTCCCCGCCTTGGGCATGCAGACCTCCAGCACCCCGTCGCGGTACCTGGCCCGCGCCTGACCCGGCGCCACCGGCAGCGGCAGGGGGATGATCCTTCGCCGCCCACCGGCGGCGAGGGTGAGGGTCTGTGCGCTCAGGCTGACCTCGATGCGGTCGGGATCGGCGTCAGGCAGTTCGGCGCGCAGGACCAGCATGGTCTCCGTCTCCCACATCACCGGCGCGTCGCGGAAGAGTGGCGGCCGGCAGCTGTAGACCTCCTCGAAGAGGTGCTCCATGGACTCGCGCAACGTGATCAATTCGTCCAGGACATCCCACCGCCCGGGACGCATGTCCGCCTCCTGCCGCCCCTGCGCTTCCTTCCCTCCCCAGGATAGGCAGCCGCTCCCCGGGCCGGCATCGGGTTGGCGCCTGATTCTTCCCTCCCCCGGGGTGGCCGTCCGTGCATATACCTGGGGATCGGCGCCAGGGGAGGCTGTCAGCACTCTTGACCACGGCCCCGCCGCCTCGGTCATCGGCTTCCTGGGCAACGAGGGAGTGGCGATCTTTCGCATTCGGGTGGGGCGGGAGATCGGCAGCGCGGCGCTGGTCGCCGACGGCTACCACGCGCGGGTGGACGGCTGGACGAGCCTGGCCGTGCTCGCGGGGGCGGTGGGAGTCTGGCTGGGCTACCCGCTGGCCGACTCGTTCGCCGGGCTGGGCATCACCGCAGCCATCCTGGTCATCGTGTGGCAGTCGGGGAAGGCGGTCTTTACCCGGATCCTGGACGGGGTGGAGCCCGAGGTCATCGAGGCACTGGTCCACGCCGCTGGGCACGTGCCCGGGGTGCAGGGGGTCACCGACGTGCGTGCCCGCTGGATCGGCCACTACCTGGAGGCAGAGTTGAATGTTGCCGTGCCCGCCACGCACTCGGTGGCCGAAGGGCACCGTATCGCCAGGGAGGTCCACCACCAGCTCCTGCACCACGTCCCCTACCTAAAGTCGGGCCACCATCCACGTCGATCCTGCCGGTGAGTTCGGAGAGACCCACCACCGGATCTCCGCTCACACGCACGACGGGCTGCCGGTGCACTCCCACTAGGGCCCCTCAGTTGCGCCCCATTGCTCGATATGGACCGACCGTCCGTAGTGCAGGGCTCCGCCGGCCTCCACCATCTCCAGATAGAAGGTAGCCAGCAGCAGGATGGCGACTTCGTTAACAGGCGTCATGG
Protein-coding sequences here:
- a CDS encoding cation diffusion facilitator family transporter, giving the protein MAVRAYTWGSAPGEAVSTLDHGPAASVIGFLGNEGVAIFRIRVGREIGSAALVADGYHARVDGWTSLAVLAGAVGVWLGYPLADSFAGLGITAAILVIVWQSGKAVFTRILDGVEPEVIEALVHAAGHVPGVQGVTDVRARWIGHYLEAELNVAVPATHSVAEGHRIAREVHHQLLHHVPYLKSGHHPRRSCR